CAGTCCCCTCATGTTTGGTGCAGGCAGGGACATGGCAGCGCACTGACTGTCTCTGTGAATGAGAggacacttttaaaacacatttcttcgtTTAACCTCCGCCTTATTACATTTCGTTCCTAGTCTAAAAGCTGCGTGTCAGTGTTGCCATTATACTCTTATATCCCTCATGCATATGGATCGTTTAGAAGTACAAGTTCAAGTGATGCagatggttgttgttgttgtttttaagcatTTTCAGAAAACTTTTTATTTGTAGCCAAACACCTTATATTGTAACGTGTCGCGtcaatgtttattaataataaataataaaacgaCTGCCCTTAATTGTCGTCATCCAGCGGCATAGACCGTTCACTTGTCAGCGGCGCTGCCTCTGTGCGCTGCGGCGGGATGGGGATGTTGTCAGTGGCTCTCTCGCTGCCATTGGCTGTGAGGAGTGTGCGCgtggaaggggaaaaaaaaagtggctgcagacatttgtttcccagagagagagagagagagagagagagagagagggagagagggagagggaggagaaaaaagaaaaggagaagaaggaggaggaggggggaaatCCTCCCCACCAGTATGAGAGACAGACCTCAGCTCAGTCCTGCGGCTCCTATTGGCTGACAGTTTGTACAAAATCCAACTCAAACCACTTCACTCACAACACACCAACAAATCCTAAAGGCGTCCATGCagcagcttcctcctcctcctcctctttctccttcttcttcttcatctcttctTGCACCGCTTCTACACCTGATGCAGGCTCtcagtttttaaatgttgtgcctgtgagagaaaaaaatcctgCTCCTTAAAACTCTGACTGTTTTGGGGTTTTGGTGCCAggtcttgtttgtgtttttttttttttaatccttcaCCAGGACGTCGCTGATCCGCaccgacttttttttttaattattttctcctGAAGGAAATCAAGTAGACAAAGAACTTGACATCAAGCGATACTAGGGTAAGTTTAATTCTTTTAtcaagtattattattattatcatcatcatcataattagTACTAGTGCTGTTACTAAGGCCTATTTacgtcacataaaaaaaagatatttgatgtttgtgtttaaaatagtGAAGGGAAACGTTTAGCATAAAATTCCTCATCATTTCgtttcattatttttgaaagaataaaataaaataagcacGTATGGAGTATTATGATAATTATCCAAAGCGATGGAGGCACATTTAAAGAggatctgctgctgctactgctgctgcaggcAAAGACGGAATCTTACTGATTAAATCAGGATTTACATTAAAATtatatcattttcataattgtggaattcatattttcatattcccTGAGTGTGACGCCGGTTTGGCAGCCGAGGAGGACACAGAGTTCATGTCTCCAAGTCAGAGAagcttctgtctttctttctgttcttttttcctttaaaaataaaaacacacatttatccaCGCTGTTAAAAACCAGTGGAAAGAATTAAGAAAGACTTTGGCCTTTTACGACCCAagggccttttttttaaaaatgtatttattttactgttgaTCCTTCTGTTTTCAGTTAGTAAAAACTTACaggacaataaagaaatctgtcatatttattattaataatagtaatagagAGATTTACCagtatttcaaaaagaaatcgTGCCATTAATTAtccttaaaaataaagttacaagtTTAGTTTACAACTTTAAATTCATTTCAGTAAATTCACATGAACATTGCCCGTAAAGGTGCAGTCGGGAATATTTAAGAGACAATTGGGTGATGCACTACAGCTCTAATTATggcaaaaataacatttattatcATCAGCTCTCGgacttattattattgcttCAATTattgagcgtgtgtgtgtgtgttttttaagtgtgacaGATTGGGATGAGGGGGTTAAAACCGTTGgatgtttggggggaaaaaagtgcaaCTAATCAGAACGCACAGTGGGGATAACGAGTGAGTGTCAGTGAAGCTGAATGACAGCGATCAGACGTTCACAGAGCTCGTTTATGGActgaattttaaaaataatattgcaATTAAATCGCGTGTCCAAAGGAGAATGGTTGAGTGGAGGAATGAGTGATtaacataaaagaaaatataagtGACTGAGTAAATATTGCTTTTGAAAAAGATGATCTATTTCTATTATTACttcatgatttttttaattattattatttattaggcCTGCAATGATTATTTATGTGAATTAAAGAGCCGAGTTCAATTCAACTGCTTTTAATTTATAGCTCAATCCTCCACTTTTTGAGTGGAAAAGTGGAgcctaaagaaacaaaaactaagtGATTTACTTGGCACTAATAGGTGCGTTTCTGTTGGTTTTTTTGTGCGATTTAAATCGAactttaaattgactgtgagtgtgtgttgttttgtggggAGGGGGGCAGGACAGCTGGAGATGAAGCAGGGGCCGTTTTCGGTGGAGCGCCGTGCGTTTCTGGATAAACTGACTGGTAACTGGTGCGTTTTCATCCAAGTCACCTTCTTGCTTTCTCTTGTCCACTCGTGGAACAGGTGTCCCGGTGTTAACACGGTGCGCGCGGCGGACCAGGGACAGGAAGAGAAACCCAGTTCACCCTCGGGAGCTCCATCAGTTTTCAAGATTTTCTCCAACTTCAGCCCTCAGACAAACATTAGCATGATGTCGTATTTAAAGCAACCCCCTTACACAGTCAACGGCCTCAGCTTAACCACTTCCGGCATGGACCTTCTGCATCCATCCGTGGGTTATCCAGGTGGGTTCAAAACCTCTTAATAATACATGAGCAGTGATGGCTCAGTGTTAATGACTCGAGGCAAAAAGATCAACGACCACGAGCCAGttcattcatttgaaattatatttatcattttaaaaaacaaaataaaatattaaattattaatatgTTAATTGGTCAATTTAATCAAGCAAgttataaattaaatgttatctttttttttgctccattagACCAAAAAGTGCTGCAATTTGCTgatttgtaaaaacaaacattgatgtgttttattctttttactcGTTTTTTTAAGGACTGATGAGTtcatttattactttattattattttatttacatttgtgctCTTTCTTACAGCGACGCCGCGGAAGCAGAGGCGAGAAAGGACTACTTTTACGCGCGCACAGCTCGACATTTTGGAGGCGTTGTTCGGCAAAACTCGATATCCGGACATATTCATGCGCGAGGAGGTGGCGCTGAAAATCAATCTACCTGAGTCCCGAGTCCAGGTGAGATACATCTGTCTTAATATCATTAAATCAAAGTTTGGGGTTTGATTAAATGAATGAGCCAATAGAAAAATGTGGAACAAGAACTCGAAtgaaactttttcttttaagtctattttccttttgtgctgcagcaaaaaaaaaaaaaaaaagaaggagctCATCTTAACCGTGACTAAAgctttgtattttgttttcctcaAATCAAGTGGAAACCCTTTGCCAGTGGGGAAACATCTTAGTTTTTTTGAAGATCCGGGCAATTAAATGAGACGGATCAGTCCAAATGTATCAAgaaaataactataaatgaaTTTAAGAAAATGTGTGGAAACAAGTTGAACACGAATTTAAATTACTGAGccgtttaaaatgttaaaaattaaattacaacTTAAAAAGTTTGCTCAATATGCGGGGAATAGAAGTGGTTGTAATTAACCTTGAGTCTGATTTtattgattagatttttttgttaaagacaTGATGTGTTTGTTCTCTTGCAGGTCTGGTTTAAGAACCGGCGGGCAAAGTGtcgccagcagcagcagcagcagcagaacggAGGCCAGAACAAGGTGCGACCTGCCAAGAAGAAAAGTTCCCCCACCAGAGAAGTGAGCTCAGAGAGCGGGGCCAGCGGACAGTTCACGCCCCCCGCCAGCACCACCACAGTCCCCGCCATCCCCACCAGCACCGCCCCGGTGTCCATCTGGAGCCCGGCGTCCATCTCTCCGCTCTCGGACCCGCTgtctacctcctcctcctcgtgcaTGCAGAGGTCTTACCCCATGACTTACACCCAGGCCTCGGGCTACAGCCAGAGCTACGCCGGCTCCACGTCCTACTTCGGCGGCATGGATTGCAGCTCTTACCTCACTCCCATGCACCACCAGCTGTCAGGCCCGGGCTCGACACTCAGCCCGATGAGCACGAACGCGGTCACGAGCCACCTGAACCAGACCCCGGCGTCCCTCCCCACGCAGGGCTACGGGACGTCCGGCCTGGGCTTCAACTCCACAGCGGACTGCCTGGATTATAAGGACCAAGCCGCGTCGTGGAAGCTGAACTTCAACGCAGATTGCTTGGATTATAAGGATCAAACTTCCTCGTGGAAATTCCAGGTCCTGTGAACAGAGCAATCAGACAAACACAAGTGCACAAACAGTGAAGACCACACACATCAGGCACAGCGCTGCAAACGCCACCCCTCAATAATAAGAAGAACGCACCAGACTGGTTGAAATGTGAGCCGGGCTCGGCGAGGCTGTGGGCCTTCAGGGGCCTCCACATATTTCTGGCATGATGGTCTTTGGTCCTCTATGAAAAGGAGaggtttaatttattttaggaCTGGCAAAGAGTTTTGTTTCCCCCCGTTCATTCACAGGTTGTAGCCCCTCATCCATGCGTGACAGCGCGCGCCTCTGTGCGTAAAAACACCTGTTGAGGAAAACGCATAGTGAACTCCcgagataaaagaaaaaaaaaaaacaccacaagagCCACGGAACCTAATGTTTATCCACGAATTGAACTCGAGCTTATGAACAGAAACCcttctctgcttcttcttcttactcATGCAGCTTTTGCCGACCTGCTGGCACGGACACATGCGCGAGGATGGTGCGTGGACATGGATGCACTactttatttaagaaaaaaaaagtgtttataaGGAATCAATATGTAGTTTCTAAGAGACAATCAGTGTGTGTCTTATATAAAtggtacatatgtgtgtgtttttttttgtttttttttttatctgtgctAGACTTGGAAACTGTGATCTGTTGTATTGTATGCAATTTGTGAGCCTCCCCCTCGCGCCACACTCTCTCGTCTCTGCTGTGACTTTAAAAGACGCCCATGGTTCCACCACAAAGAGAGACACGAGACTTCTGAAGTAacaatgataatattaatagtgatgatgatgatgatgatgatcaaggTTTAGCCATACACTGGAAAagactctctgctgctgccgaGAGCTccgcttttttttcctccccctccctccatttATCTCAGTACACGGTGATTGTGGCCCCAAAGATGGTGTGACCTCACCGCTGAAAAGACACGAATAAAGGTCCTGCAGTGAGATTATACTctttcatcagtgtgtgtgtgtgtgtaagtgtgtgtgcgcgagagacagagagacggtttcttttttattatttgatttgtttgggGTTCAGGGAACATttcgatttatttattttttaattccacCATCTAGGATTTGACTgtggaaaacagaaacaatggGTGACCCAGTTATGTATGGGTATtttaactgaagaaaaaaaaaacagtacaataAGATTATATTATAGCCTATATTGGCAATGTCTCCTCGTGCTTCTATGAATTTCAGTGAAGATGAAATAAACCGTGttttaacttaaaaacaaaacaaaattagttctaaaatacaataaaaaataaaacatctttacATGTAGGAtcacattttttactgattctataattaattgtggttttttttctccttagtTTCCGGTTGTTGTTTCAACAAAGAGGGCGCTTTGTGTTTTAATCCCGGCCTCCAAGAGATGTTAATCCCAATATTTTAGCGGCggggtggggttttttttttcttcccccctctGGGGCAGCAGCGGTCTCCTTTCAAAGCCAACCACACGGGCTTTAACAAGTCTGATCCCCACATGTGCGCTTTAATATCAAGCCTTTAATCACATCACGATATTCGGCCcccaaacaataaaacacgtTTGGTTCAAATGTGAACTGTTTTAAAAGATTATAACTCTATCTGTCATGTCAGTTAATTCAACAGGAGGCAAACAAATCAGGCACcactttttattgatttgatgtTTACTGCGTGTTTtctgaaagaaaatacaaagatTGTGGGGGGGAAACTTGCAACATTAAATTCGAAACTGAACCCCATAGTGtccatgtgacatttttgtgttgtgAAGCGAAGAGAAGCCTTTAAAACACGCGCTCACTTATAAGAAGTGGATCATTTGCATTCTCTCCTTTTACTTTTCGCATCGGCA
This genomic interval from Solea solea chromosome 18, fSolSol10.1, whole genome shotgun sequence contains the following:
- the otx2b gene encoding homeobox protein OTX2, whose product is MMSYLKQPPYTVNGLSLTTSGMDLLHPSVGYPATPRKQRRERTTFTRAQLDILEALFGKTRYPDIFMREEVALKINLPESRVQVWFKNRRAKCRQQQQQQQNGGQNKVRPAKKKSSPTREVSSESGASGQFTPPASTTTVPAIPTSTAPVSIWSPASISPLSDPLSTSSSSCMQRSYPMTYTQASGYSQSYAGSTSYFGGMDCSSYLTPMHHQLSGPGSTLSPMSTNAVTSHLNQTPASLPTQGYGTSGLGFNSTADCLDYKDQAASWKLNFNADCLDYKDQTSSWKFQVL